The following proteins are co-located in the Hyphomicrobiales bacterium 4NK60-0047b genome:
- the hisS gene encoding histidine--tRNA ligase encodes MAKKQKTFRPKPRLPKGMRDIRANEISAMNNMLAKLKEIYELYGFEALETPAFEYSDCLGKFLPDQDRPNAGVFSFEEDEDGDWVSLRYDLTAPLARFVAANYDGLPKPFRRYQTGSVWRNEKPGPGRFRQFTQFDADSVGADSVAADAELAMLGADSLEHLGLKRGDYQITMNNRKILDGVLESAGINSSAEENELQRLTVLRAIDKLERLGQEGVQLLLGEGRKDESGDFTKGAGLEPKQIDQILAYLAASSDQRTDVLGNLESLVASSEIGQEGLKELRDIDDLLSAGGFKADRVRFDPTIVRGLDYYTGPVMEAELTFEHKNEDGQLVRFGSLGGGGRYDGLVARFKGTKVPATGFSIGVSRAYAALEALGKLEHEKLMSPVVVLVMDQENKGDYQAMVQNLRGAGVKSELYLGTSGMRAQLKYADKRAASLVVIQGEDERSEGKVTIKDMDAGAEMSKEIEDNKEWREARVAQKTVGNDELVATVKEMLEAREKALGNNEAG; translated from the coding sequence ATGGCTAAGAAGCAAAAAACCTTTCGACCAAAGCCCCGCCTGCCTAAAGGCATGCGAGACATCCGCGCAAATGAAATCAGCGCGATGAATAACATGTTGGCCAAACTCAAAGAGATCTATGAGCTCTATGGTTTCGAGGCACTAGAGACACCTGCATTTGAATATTCGGATTGCTTAGGTAAATTCTTACCAGACCAAGACCGGCCAAACGCTGGTGTCTTCTCATTTGAAGAAGATGAGGACGGTGATTGGGTCTCTCTAAGATACGATTTAACAGCGCCGCTCGCCAGATTTGTCGCGGCCAATTATGATGGCTTGCCAAAGCCATTTCGCCGTTATCAAACAGGCTCAGTTTGGCGCAATGAAAAACCAGGCCCAGGCCGTTTTCGTCAATTCACTCAATTTGATGCTGATAGCGTTGGCGCTGATAGTGTCGCGGCTGACGCCGAACTCGCCATGTTAGGCGCAGATAGCTTAGAGCATTTAGGTTTAAAGCGCGGTGATTATCAAATCACCATGAACAATCGCAAAATTTTGGACGGCGTCCTTGAAAGTGCTGGCATTAATTCAAGCGCTGAGGAAAATGAACTCCAGCGCCTCACTGTTCTTAGGGCCATTGATAAACTCGAACGTCTTGGCCAAGAAGGAGTGCAGTTGCTTCTGGGTGAAGGGCGCAAAGACGAGAGCGGTGACTTTACTAAAGGCGCTGGGCTAGAGCCAAAACAAATCGATCAAATTTTAGCGTACCTGGCAGCAAGCTCAGATCAGCGTACAGATGTTCTTGGTAATTTAGAAAGCTTGGTGGCTAGTAGTGAAATTGGCCAGGAAGGGCTGAAAGAGTTAAGAGATATTGATGATCTATTAAGTGCAGGTGGTTTTAAAGCAGACCGTGTACGCTTTGACCCAACAATTGTGCGCGGCCTTGATTATTACACCGGTCCAGTGATGGAAGCTGAGCTGACCTTTGAGCACAAAAATGAAGATGGTCAATTGGTTCGCTTCGGCTCATTAGGCGGCGGTGGTCGCTATGACGGTTTGGTCGCAAGATTTAAAGGCACAAAAGTGCCAGCCACGGGCTTTTCCATTGGCGTCTCGCGCGCCTACGCTGCTCTAGAAGCGCTGGGCAAACTTGAGCATGAAAAATTAATGAGCCCCGTTGTCGTCTTGGTCATGGACCAGGAAAACAAAGGTGATTATCAGGCCATGGTTCAAAATTTACGGGGCGCAGGCGTGAAGTCAGAACTTTATTTAGGCACATCTGGTATGCGCGCCCAACTCAAATACGCTGATAAACGCGCCGCTTCCTTGGTCGTCATCCAGGGGGAAGACGAAAGGTCTGAAGGCAAAGTGACCATTAAAGATATGGACGCTGGTGCAGAGATGTCGAAAGAAATCGAAGATAATAAAGAATGGCGCGAAGCACGTGTCGCTCAAAAAACAGTTGGCAATGATGAGTTGGTTGCAACAGTCAAAGAGATGCTTGAAGCCAGAGAAAAAGCTCTTGGAAATAATGAGGCGGGCTAA
- a CDS encoding FAD-linked oxidase C-terminal domain-containing protein — MGIFSKLQEKIKSAIPRSVIRDLSEVLKPDQIVLDQAGLQAFETDALTAIQVLPFVVVMPESTADVAAVAKISHKYDVPMVPRGAGTSLAGGAIPTSNAIVVCLSRMNKILDIDLVNRSAKVQAGVTNLAISAAVDRDGFFYAPDPSSQLSCTIAGNIAMNSGGAHCLKYGVTTHNILGVKLVTAEGEILEFGGPFLDPAGYDFLSLIVGSEGGLGIVTEATVMLRAKPEGARPLLLGFESHEQAGDCVAAIIGKGYLPVAIEFMDKPAIKACEEHARAGYPLDVEALLIIEFEGATEEIDASFQQVLRIASQFNPVHKRIANTDEEAQAIWLGRKSAFGAIGRISEYLCMDGVIPLSKLSHVLSKIAEICSSYKFQVSNIFHAGDGNLHPLILYDANRTGEFQRVEKCGAEILELCVMAGGCITGEHGVGLEKRDLMTLQFSETDLINQMRVKLLFDPNWVLNPDKVFPLELAETFRRDESSLSDGEST, encoded by the coding sequence ATGGGTATATTTAGTAAATTACAGGAAAAGATTAAGTCGGCCATCCCACGGTCTGTGATCAGGGATCTATCTGAAGTTTTAAAGCCAGATCAAATTGTTTTAGATCAGGCTGGTTTACAAGCATTTGAAACAGATGCCTTAACTGCTATTCAGGTCCTTCCCTTTGTGGTGGTTATGCCTGAAAGCACAGCCGATGTGGCAGCAGTTGCTAAAATTTCTCATAAATATGATGTGCCCATGGTTCCGCGTGGTGCTGGTACGTCTCTTGCCGGTGGGGCTATTCCTACATCTAACGCCATTGTTGTTTGCCTTTCTCGTATGAATAAAATACTGGATATTGATTTGGTAAACCGCTCCGCCAAAGTTCAGGCTGGCGTGACGAACCTTGCTATTAGCGCCGCTGTTGACCGAGACGGTTTTTTCTATGCACCGGATCCTTCCAGTCAACTTTCATGTACGATAGCAGGCAACATCGCCATGAATTCTGGTGGTGCGCATTGTTTAAAATATGGTGTGACGACCCATAATATTCTTGGTGTTAAACTGGTAACTGCCGAGGGGGAAATTCTTGAGTTTGGCGGACCTTTTCTTGACCCGGCTGGTTATGATTTTCTCAGCTTAATTGTTGGATCTGAAGGCGGACTTGGTATTGTGACGGAAGCAACCGTCATGCTTCGCGCTAAACCTGAAGGGGCGCGGCCTCTTCTACTTGGGTTTGAAAGCCATGAGCAGGCTGGTGATTGCGTAGCTGCCATCATCGGGAAAGGTTATTTACCTGTAGCGATTGAATTTATGGATAAGCCTGCCATTAAAGCTTGTGAAGAACATGCACGTGCTGGTTATCCACTTGATGTAGAAGCCCTTTTAATTATTGAATTTGAAGGAGCAACAGAAGAAATTGATGCGTCTTTCCAACAAGTTCTACGAATTGCCAGTCAATTTAATCCTGTTCATAAGCGCATAGCAAATACTGATGAAGAGGCGCAAGCTATTTGGCTTGGGCGGAAATCTGCCTTTGGAGCCATTGGACGCATTTCAGAATATTTATGTATGGATGGGGTTATTCCTTTATCAAAACTCTCGCATGTTCTCTCCAAGATAGCTGAGATTTGTAGCTCATATAAATTTCAAGTTTCTAATATTTTTCATGCTGGAGATGGGAATCTGCATCCCCTTATTCTCTATGATGCCAATCGCACTGGAGAATTTCAACGGGTTGAAAAATGTGGTGCGGAAATTTTAGAGCTTTGCGTTATGGCTGGAGGTTGCATCACCGGTGAGCATGGCGTTGGCCTTGAAAAGAGAGACTTGATGACTTTACAGTTTTCTGAGACCGACTTAATCAATCAGATGCGTGTGAAATTATTATTTGATCCTAACTGGGTCCTCAATCCAGATAAAGTTTTCCCCCTTGAGCTTGCCGAGACTTTTCGCCGTGATGAGAGCTCACTGTCTGATGGAGAGAGTACTTAA
- a CDS encoding FAD-binding protein — MQDMLTPLVNRDLKDMILDAKDKGTSLEILGHGTKRMIGRYSEKNVPLTMRRFSEVTLYEPSELVISARAGTPIVEIERELKGYGQHLPFEHLDFSKLFETEPGYGTIGSLFATNFSGSRRLLKGSARDHLIGVKGINGRGESFSSGGRVMKNVAGYDLAKLMANSWGTLAVMTEVTIKLLPTPPSECTLFLYGLEEDIALEALRTAIATPYEVSGAVHLNKTHAFPCLEGVTYVQDKAVTAIRLENTPKSLAYRSEKIRELLSAFGELFYIDEPESKLFWQNMRQLAFLANRDDAIWRVSTSPQRAFQSARQIKKLVDSQVSYDWGGGLLWISTRGVADMGSSDIRRIIAQAGGHATLIYPGVDATQPVSPFHPLDPAHMQLTKGLKSMFDPAGVLNPGRMYDGV; from the coding sequence ATGCAAGACATGCTGACGCCCTTGGTCAATCGGGATCTGAAAGATATGATCCTTGATGCCAAAGACAAGGGAACATCCCTTGAAATTTTGGGTCACGGAACAAAACGTATGATCGGGCGATATTCTGAAAAGAATGTTCCTCTTACCATGCGCCGTTTTAGTGAAGTTACGCTTTATGAGCCAAGTGAATTGGTTATTTCAGCCAGGGCTGGTACTCCAATTGTTGAAATTGAGAGAGAACTTAAGGGCTATGGTCAACATCTACCTTTTGAACATCTCGATTTTTCAAAGCTTTTTGAAACAGAGCCAGGCTATGGCACCATAGGATCTTTGTTTGCCACAAACTTTTCTGGTTCACGCCGTTTGTTAAAGGGAAGTGCCCGAGATCATCTCATTGGTGTTAAGGGTATTAATGGGCGCGGCGAGAGCTTTTCATCTGGTGGCCGCGTTATGAAAAATGTTGCCGGCTATGACCTCGCAAAATTAATGGCTAATAGCTGGGGCACTTTGGCGGTGATGACTGAGGTGACAATTAAACTTCTTCCCACTCCTCCGTCTGAATGCACATTGTTTCTCTATGGTCTTGAAGAAGATATTGCCCTTGAAGCCTTGCGCACTGCCATTGCGACACCTTATGAAGTTTCTGGTGCTGTGCATCTGAACAAAACGCATGCTTTTCCATGCCTTGAGGGTGTGACTTATGTTCAAGATAAAGCGGTTACAGCTATTCGGCTAGAAAACACTCCTAAATCACTTGCTTATCGTAGCGAAAAAATAAGAGAGCTTCTTTCAGCTTTCGGAGAACTTTTCTATATTGATGAACCGGAAAGCAAGCTGTTTTGGCAGAATATGCGCCAACTTGCTTTTCTCGCTAACAGAGATGATGCGATTTGGCGGGTATCAACATCTCCACAGCGAGCATTCCAATCTGCGCGTCAAATTAAGAAGCTCGTTGATAGCCAAGTTTCGTATGATTGGGGCGGTGGTTTATTATGGATTTCGACCCGCGGCGTCGCTGATATGGGAAGTAGTGACATCCGTAGGATTATCGCTCAAGCTGGCGGACATGCCACTTTGATTTATCCAGGCGTAGATGCCACCCAACCAGTTAGTCCGTTTCACCCTCTTGACCCAGCGCATATGCAGCTGACTAAAGGCTTGAAATCTATGTTTGATCCAGCTGGTGTTCTTAACCCAGGCCGCATGTATGACGGGGTTTAA
- the glcF gene encoding glycolate oxidase subunit GlcF, with protein MKTEFTKRQLRNSDTQLANDILRRCVHCGLCTATCSSYVVLGDERDSPRGRIYMIKEMLETGAAPDQSLTTHMDRCLTCLSCMTTCPSGVDYMHLSDLARKEIETRGHRPLKQRFIRRLLSETLPYPNRLSLSLTLGSLARPFRSLIAKMGFKEIVAMLELLPKRAKRTAEFKGGGIARPRGPQLKRVLLMTGCAQKVIRPAINDASIRLMARQGIEVVISKNAGCCGAMDQHMGREKEAIDHAMRNFKAWQALEEDDPIDGIIMNASGCGTSVKDYDHLLSKQKGIAEEVKKFTDKVFDISEFLIDYDLRTTEQWTDLKIAVHMPCSMMHGQRLTHQPFELLQNAGFTVMALDEPHICCGSAGTYNILQPDIASSLGTRKAEHIKRVKPDIVATGNLGCLTQMAHHSDTPVVHFVELLDWAYGGPCPEGVEHLQHRVDRLKTSETGH; from the coding sequence ATGAAAACTGAATTTACGAAACGCCAGCTTCGCAACTCTGACACGCAGCTTGCCAATGATATATTGCGGCGGTGTGTTCATTGCGGCCTTTGCACAGCAACTTGCTCAAGCTATGTTGTTTTAGGCGATGAACGTGACAGCCCTCGTGGCCGGATTTATATGATTAAAGAGATGTTGGAAACTGGGGCTGCACCTGACCAATCTCTTACAACCCATATGGACCGTTGCCTGACGTGCCTTTCATGCATGACGACTTGCCCCTCTGGTGTTGACTATATGCACCTTTCGGATTTGGCCCGAAAAGAAATTGAAACCAGAGGTCATCGCCCCCTAAAACAAAGATTTATCCGCCGTCTTTTAAGCGAAACTCTGCCCTACCCTAACCGGTTATCTCTTTCCTTAACTCTTGGTTCTTTAGCGCGCCCCTTTCGTTCCCTCATTGCTAAGATGGGATTTAAAGAAATTGTCGCCATGTTAGAACTTTTACCCAAGCGCGCTAAGCGTACGGCAGAATTTAAAGGTGGCGGCATAGCGCGGCCAAGAGGACCTCAATTAAAACGAGTTCTCTTAATGACTGGTTGTGCACAAAAGGTCATACGCCCTGCGATTAACGATGCAAGCATTCGCTTAATGGCACGCCAAGGCATTGAAGTTGTTATTTCCAAAAATGCGGGATGTTGTGGTGCTATGGATCAACATATGGGACGCGAAAAAGAAGCGATTGATCATGCGATGCGTAACTTTAAAGCCTGGCAGGCCCTTGAAGAAGACGACCCCATTGATGGTATTATCATGAATGCCTCTGGTTGTGGCACATCTGTAAAAGATTATGACCACCTACTTTCAAAGCAAAAAGGCATTGCAGAAGAAGTTAAGAAATTTACGGATAAGGTTTTTGATATCAGCGAATTTCTTATTGATTATGATTTGCGAACAACTGAACAGTGGACTGACCTTAAAATTGCTGTTCATATGCCATGTTCTATGATGCATGGGCAACGTCTTACTCATCAACCTTTTGAACTTTTACAAAATGCCGGCTTTACTGTTATGGCTCTGGATGAACCTCATATTTGTTGTGGGTCTGCGGGTACATATAATATCTTACAGCCTGATATCGCATCATCTCTTGGCACTCGAAAAGCTGAACATATCAAACGAGTTAAACCTGATATTGTTGCTACCGGCAATCTTGGCTGCCTTACTCAGATGGCTCATCATTCTGATACACCAGTTGTTCATTTTGTTGAACTTCTTGACTGGGCTTACGGTGGCCCTTGCCCCGAGGGAGTTGAACACCTTCAGCATAGAGTTGACCGTCTTAAGACATCTGAAACTGGTCACTGA
- a CDS encoding (Fe-S)-binding protein, with product MNKSSSNIGLFVSCLVDLTRPEVGFAAVKLLEQSGCKVTIPKQTCCGQPAYNSGCKQEAKEIAKVTIEAFQNCEAVVVPSASCAGMLKHHVKTLFEDPSDTSDKWHKKALSLSARTYELTDFLYHQKNLKQVNTEFKGKIAYHESCSARREMKLTAPFQLLNTIKDAEIIELAANEECCGFGGLFSVKFDEISNAMVETKVNHIKNANIDLLTGVDLGCLMNIGGKLTKEGHNLEVRHIAEVLAD from the coding sequence ATGAATAAATCATCTAGTAATATCGGACTTTTCGTCAGCTGCTTAGTAGATTTGACACGGCCAGAGGTTGGTTTTGCAGCTGTGAAACTACTAGAGCAATCAGGCTGCAAAGTTACTATCCCTAAACAGACCTGTTGTGGACAGCCAGCTTACAATTCTGGGTGCAAACAAGAGGCAAAAGAGATTGCCAAAGTAACGATAGAGGCGTTTCAAAATTGCGAAGCCGTAGTTGTCCCTTCAGCATCTTGCGCTGGGATGCTAAAACATCATGTGAAAACGCTGTTTGAAGATCCATCAGATACTTCGGATAAGTGGCATAAAAAGGCCCTAAGCTTAAGTGCACGCACTTACGAACTCACGGATTTCCTTTACCATCAAAAAAATCTTAAACAGGTCAACACAGAATTTAAAGGTAAAATCGCTTACCATGAAAGTTGTTCAGCTCGCAGAGAGATGAAACTTACAGCACCTTTTCAGCTTTTAAACACAATCAAAGATGCAGAAATCATTGAATTAGCAGCGAACGAAGAATGTTGCGGTTTTGGAGGTTTGTTCTCTGTGAAATTTGATGAAATCTCGAATGCGATGGTTGAAACCAAAGTAAATCACATTAAAAACGCCAATATAGATCTGTTAACAGGGGTAGATTTAGGCTGTTTAATGAATATCGGCGGCAAATTAACTAAAGAAGGCCATAACTTAGAAGTTCGTCATATAGCTGAAGTTTTGGCTGATTAA
- a CDS encoding DUF3422 domain-containing protein, whose protein sequence is MDNQESAKMHSTPQNQQFEAFESRAEILGELHARPFEKVTVPRRVFLMAFLTTKDDAQIDRENIKQLALTHGMAPPAETANFHSLTIGKWNFRWEQHNEFTSYRWDIEDSEGDDFRGDDGARLLSELDFNPPGKLIVATQLKVTKDIHPVSDYEEIFNPNSLCMINTDRGKSRVITDFQVDTMGFTRFIIEDHGMSQFRAGALVQRVLEVETYRTLALLGLPVAKRALPVVNATQDGLALLTAEIAAAETIEDNHQLLHKLTDLAAKLEAQAAATSFRFGASVAYNDIIMSRLQAMHEAPVDGARRFSSFFRRRLSPAISTCSMVEQRQTALSRKLMRTAELLRTRIQFELEQQNRDLLESMNKRARLQLRLQQTVEGLSVAAVSYYIVGLIKYMTEGLYKSGLTFGISPTLLTAVSVPFVIFAMWMVTRQIHKKFAEHD, encoded by the coding sequence ATGGATAATCAAGAAAGTGCAAAGATGCACTCAACTCCCCAAAATCAACAATTTGAGGCTTTTGAAAGCCGTGCTGAAATATTGGGCGAACTCCATGCGCGACCATTTGAGAAAGTGACAGTTCCGCGCCGCGTTTTCTTAATGGCATTTTTGACCACGAAAGATGATGCGCAAATTGATAGAGAAAACATCAAGCAACTGGCACTCACACACGGCATGGCACCGCCAGCTGAAACCGCCAACTTTCACAGTTTGACCATTGGCAAATGGAATTTCCGCTGGGAACAGCACAATGAATTTACAAGCTATCGCTGGGATATTGAAGATAGTGAAGGGGATGATTTTAGGGGCGATGATGGCGCGCGGCTTTTATCTGAACTTGATTTTAATCCGCCAGGGAAGTTGATTGTTGCCACTCAATTGAAAGTGACAAAAGACATTCATCCTGTCAGTGACTATGAGGAAATCTTTAATCCTAATAGCCTTTGTATGATTAATACTGACCGGGGGAAGAGCCGTGTAATTACTGACTTCCAAGTTGATACGATGGGCTTTACCAGATTTATAATTGAAGATCATGGTATGAGCCAGTTTCGGGCTGGCGCGCTTGTTCAACGGGTTTTAGAAGTTGAGACTTACCGAACGCTAGCGTTACTTGGTTTGCCTGTTGCCAAAAGAGCGCTTCCTGTTGTGAACGCAACACAAGATGGTTTGGCACTATTAACTGCCGAAATTGCAGCAGCTGAGACAATTGAGGATAATCATCAGCTTCTTCATAAGCTCACTGATTTGGCAGCTAAATTAGAGGCACAAGCTGCGGCAACGTCTTTTCGCTTTGGCGCATCTGTTGCTTATAATGATATTATTATGTCTCGTTTGCAGGCTATGCATGAAGCGCCGGTTGATGGGGCGCGTCGGTTTTCAAGTTTTTTTCGCAGGCGGCTTTCTCCTGCGATTTCAACATGTTCTATGGTGGAGCAAAGGCAAACAGCTCTGTCTCGTAAATTAATGCGAACGGCTGAGCTGTTGCGCACGCGCATTCAATTTGAACTTGAGCAGCAAAACCGGGACTTGCTTGAATCTATGAACAAGCGAGCTCGCTTGCAGCTGCGGTTGCAACAAACAGTTGAGGGACTTTCTGTCGCGGCGGTGAGTTATTATATCGTGGGGCTCATTAAATATATGACCGAGGGGCTTTATAAATCAGGCTTGACATTTGGCATCAGCCCGACATTGCTCACAGCAGTATCTGTTCCCTTTGTTATCTTTGCTATGTGGATGGTGACCCGACAAATTCATAAAAAATTTGCGGAGCATGATTAG
- a CDS encoding cytochrome c family protein produces MSKFTALLGAAILAISVSGTMTTSVHADEAKLIKKGSKVFKKCKACHVPDEAKNKVGPHLVGIVGRKVGAVEGYAYSDATKAKAAEGLVWDEANLAAFLEKPRKFLKGTKMAFGGLRKEKDRNAIIAYFKSLAPAKEEAPKEEAK; encoded by the coding sequence ATGAGCAAATTTACCGCCCTCCTCGGCGCCGCAATTTTAGCGATTTCAGTTTCAGGAACAATGACAACATCAGTGCACGCTGACGAAGCAAAGCTTATCAAAAAAGGCTCAAAAGTCTTTAAAAAGTGCAAGGCATGCCATGTACCGGATGAAGCTAAAAACAAAGTTGGTCCTCACCTAGTAGGTATCGTTGGTCGTAAAGTGGGTGCCGTAGAAGGTTATGCATACTCAGACGCTACGAAAGCAAAAGCTGCTGAAGGCCTAGTCTGGGATGAGGCAAATCTTGCCGCTTTTCTAGAAAAGCCAAGAAAATTCTTAAAAGGCACAAAAATGGCCTTTGGTGGTCTACGTAAAGAAAAAGATCGCAACGCAATCATTGCTTACTTCAAATCATTAGCACCGGCTAAAGAAGAAGCGCCAAAAGAAGAAGCTAAGTAA
- a CDS encoding protein phosphatase CheZ: protein MSRAFRIERYIDPSDEQSFEEDNTDKRHKEIMDTLSVLQKSISQGVSLKEGDTANSEKVSNLLTDEVEEKREELNQLRHEMGEIYKAIHDTKTQIMTIKESGADGHEMARAAEELSLIVKGTEEATNNILHAAETVETNAGNLVASLQDESQQALACEIQEQTVGIFEACNFQDLTGQRITKVVKTFCFIEARILKMIEIWGGPDKFLGISAEELESRQGDNALLNGPALMDEESIANQDDIDALFD from the coding sequence ATGAGTCGGGCTTTTCGCATTGAACGCTACATAGACCCAAGTGATGAACAATCATTTGAAGAAGATAATACTGATAAGCGTCATAAAGAAATAATGGATACCTTGAGTGTTCTGCAAAAATCAATTTCACAAGGTGTTAGCCTTAAAGAGGGTGATACAGCAAATTCTGAAAAAGTGAGCAATTTACTCACTGATGAAGTTGAAGAAAAGCGTGAAGAGTTAAACCAACTCAGACATGAGATGGGCGAAATTTACAAGGCCATTCATGATACAAAAACACAAATCATGACAATTAAAGAAAGCGGTGCTGATGGCCATGAAATGGCTCGTGCTGCTGAAGAATTAAGCTTGATCGTTAAGGGCACAGAAGAAGCGACCAATAACATTCTACATGCCGCTGAAACTGTTGAAACCAATGCGGGTAACCTTGTTGCTAGTTTACAGGATGAGTCTCAGCAAGCCTTAGCTTGTGAAATTCAAGAACAGACTGTTGGTATCTTTGAAGCCTGTAACTTTCAGGATTTAACCGGCCAACGCATCACCAAGGTTGTTAAAACCTTTTGTTTTATTGAAGCTCGAATATTGAAAATGATTGAAATTTGGGGTGGACCAGACAAGTTCCTTGGAATCTCTGCTGAAGAATTGGAAAGCCGTCAGGGTGATAATGCCCTTCTCAATGGCCCTGCTTTAATGGATGAAGAAAGCATTGCCAATCAAGATGACATTGATGCCTTGTTTGATTAA